From a single Desulfonatronovibrio hydrogenovorans DSM 9292 genomic region:
- the rplE gene encoding 50S ribosomal protein L5: MIRLEKIYREDISPKLLKEFNYKSPMQIPGVSKVNLNMGLGEGSQNNKLIQDAVAELTLIAGQKAVISRAKKSIAAFKLREGMPVGCFVTLRRERMWAFLDKLLNVALPRVRDFRGVPDRGFDGRGNFTMGIKEHTIFPEISLDKIERPKGMNITIVTSAETDKEGKTLLTLLGMPFKK, from the coding sequence CCCAAACTGCTTAAAGAGTTTAACTACAAGTCCCCCATGCAGATTCCTGGAGTCAGTAAGGTTAACCTGAACATGGGGCTTGGTGAGGGAAGCCAGAACAACAAGCTGATCCAGGATGCTGTTGCTGAGCTTACACTTATCGCCGGCCAAAAGGCTGTCATATCCAGGGCTAAAAAATCCATTGCTGCATTTAAGCTCAGAGAGGGAATGCCAGTAGGCTGTTTCGTCACCCTCCGAAGAGAAAGAATGTGGGCCTTTCTGGATAAATTGCTCAATGTAGCCCTGCCCAGAGTAAGGGACTTCAGGGGAGTCCCGGATCGGGGATTTGATGGAAGGGGTAATTTCACCATGGGTATCAAAGAACATACAATTTTTCCGGAAATAAGCCTGGATAAGATTGAAAGGCCCAAAGGGATGAACATAACTATAGTGACTTCCGCTGAGACAGATAAGGAAGGAAAAACCCTGCTCACCCTACTGGGCATGCCGTTTAAAAAGTAA
- a CDS encoding type Z 30S ribosomal protein S14, whose translation MTRTSLMVKAQRKPKFSSRKYNRCPICGRPRAFMRRFGICRICFRNMSLAGELPGVRKSSW comes from the coding sequence TTGACTAGAACATCATTAATGGTGAAAGCCCAGCGGAAACCCAAGTTTTCATCACGTAAGTATAATAGATGTCCCATCTGCGGCAGGCCCAGAGCTTTCATGAGAAGATTCGGCATATGCAGGATTTGTTTCAGAAACATGTCCCTGGCTGGTGAACTGCCAGGCGTACGTAAATCAAGTTGGTAG